The nucleotide window CGCCGGGTTGGCTTTAAATTGGCTGTCCTTGTGGAATTCCGGCACAAGATAGTGGTAGTTGGTGTCGAACCATTTGGTCATTTCAATGGCAAATTGTGTTTTGTTGCCACGTGCCAATTGGAAATATTGATCCAAGGTTAAGTTTTGGCTGTCGAAACCAAAGCGCGCAGGAATGGCGCCTGTTGCGACTTGTAAATCTAAAATGTGATCGTAGAAAGTGAAATCTGCCACCGCTACAAAATCCGCATTCGCATTGGCTTGGTGTTGCCAGTTAATTTCACGCAGTTTTTTTGCGATGTCTAATAAATCAGCTTCAGCGATTTCACCGCGCCAGTAACGTTCTTGGGCAAATTTAAGTTCACGTTTTGCCCCTACGCGTGGGAAACCCGATAAATGAAATGTTGTCATGTTAATTCCTCGATAGATTAAATAATTTAGACGGCTAAACGTCTGTACGAGGCTAGAATGACGGAATTAGGCATATTATGCAAATTAATAATTTTCTGAAAGTTGATGAAAATTTTTAATATTCCTTACGATACGGCGGGCTATAACAATGTGTTTATTTTTGACCGCACTTGAATTAAAAAGACCCGATAGGAATATCGGGTCTGTCATTAGCATTATCTTTTGGATTTCTTAATAAACTTCATTAAGCGTTTACGTTTACGTAATTGGTTTGGCGTGAGTTTATTGCGTCTGCCGGCAAATGGGTTGTTCCCTTCTTGGAATTGCAGACGAATCGGCGAGCCGATAATTTTGAGGCTACGGCGGAAATGGTTGGATAAATAACGTTTGTAAGAATCTGGTAGTTTATCCACTTGGTTACCATGAATCACAATGATTGGCGGATTGTAACCACCCGGGTGGGCATATTTTAGTTTCACGCGGCGACCGCTAATCATTGGTGGCTGATGTTCGTCCACCGCAATTTGTAGAATGCGAGTGAGCATAGATGTCGTCATTTTCTGTGTGGCGCATTCATAGGCTTCCTTAACGGAATCAAATAAATTGCCAACGCCACTGCCGTGCAAAGCAGAAATAAAGTACACGCGGGCAAAATCAATAAAATCTAAACGACGATCTAACTCGGATTTCACGCGATCTTTGACATCGGTGTCCAGTCCATCCCATTTATTGACCACAATCACCAAAGAACGGCCGGCGTTTAAAATAAAGCCGAGGAGGGACAAGTCTTGATCAGAGATGTTCTCACGGGCGTCAATAACCAATAGCACTACGTTGGCGTCTTGAATGGCTTGTAGCGTTTTGATCACAGAGAATTTTTCTACCGCTAAATGCACTTTACCGCGTTTGCGTACACCCGCCGTGTCGATTAACGTGTAATTTTGTCCATCGCGTTCCATTGGAATGTAAATACTGTCGCGGGTGGTGCCCGGCATGTCGTAAACCACGACGCGATCTTCGCCCAAGATGCGGTTAGTCAATGTGGATTTCCCTACGTTTGGGCGTCCCACAATGGCGATTTTGATATTTTGTTTATCCGGTGTTTGCTCTTGCGCTAATTCTTCATCTAAAAGTGCGGTGTCTTCTTCGTTTGAAAAATCGAAATCTTCATCCCATTCGTCAAATTCAGCGACTTCGGAAGAAACATCGGTATTTTCGACCGCACTTTCTTCTGTCGTTTCTGCCATTTGCTCTGCGAATGGGGCAAGCACGTGTTCCATCAAGCTTGTGATCCCACGCCCTTGAGAGGCAGCAATTTGCGCAATTTCACCTAAGCCTAATTGATAGAACTCTGCACAGTGGGAATCAGCATCAATGCCGTCCACTTTGTTGGCAACCACCACGGTGGTTTTGTTTTGGCGTTGGCGCAAATAGTTTGCAATGCCGATATCTGCTGACGTTAAGCCGGCACGGGCATCTACTAAGAATAAAACGATGTCTGCTTCTTCAATGGCAAGTAATGATTGCTCCGCCATTTTTTCTTCTACGCCTTCTTCCGTGCCGTCGATACCGCCGGTGTCAATGACGATAAAATCGTGTCCGGCAAGATGCGCTTGGCCATATTTACGGTCGCGCGTCAGACCGGGAAAATCAGCGACTAAGGCATCACGGGTGCGGGTTAGGCGATTGAATAGGGTGGATTTGCCCACGTTTGGACGACCCACCAAGGCAACTACAGGAGTTGTCATAAAAACCTCTTATAAATGAACGTGCCACAGGAATATTGATCTCGGCACTTGAAAAATGGCTGGCATTATAGCGGATTTTGGCAGTGATGAGAAATGACAAGGTAAGGGGCGTTGAATGAGAGTAGGGGAAAATAGGGAGGTGATTGTTTGAGCAATGTGTATTAGAAATATTTTTTGCATAAAATGCGGTGGAATCCTTTTGTTTGCGCATAATTAAAAACACAAGAAATTCCCACCGCACTTTTAGCTGATTTAATTCACCATTCTGACACGCCAACGGAAACCATCTGCTTTCATACAGGCAGTAATCAAGGTTTGCTCTTGGAGAGGCGCTACTTTATTCATGCCTACATCGTAGGTGCATTTAGCGAGTTTTGTGTCGGTGTCTTTTTTACTGACCCCTTCTTTATACCATTCTTCAACTCGGTGTTGCATCTGCATTTCGCAACCGCTAAGTAACGTACTAAGGGCAATGAGTAATGCTGTGTTGACAATCATTTTTTTCATTATGGTGTCCTTTTATTTAGTTTGTTCTGCACTGAAACTGGTATTTAAACTTTCTACTTGGCCGATAAGCGTTTCTCCGCTAAATGTTGCTTTACCGGCGACTTCTTCTGCATGAGGACCGAAGAATTTACCTTCGTATTGACCGTCACGGCTTATGAAAAAAGGCAAGTTTCCTTCCGCAATCGCTTTGCCTTGGAAGCTATTTCCGACAATTGGCGCTTGGTGAAGTGCAATATTTCTTCGAGGGTAAGCCATATCCAACTCGCCGTAGATTGTTTTATCATCGAAGTTTGTGACTAATTTAGCATCACCGATGTTTTTAACCTGATTTTTGACATTGTCATAACGGCTTGCATTGCCTTGGTAGGTAACAACACCGTGTTGTGGAATATTTTCAACAGGTGTTTCGCTTCCCATGTAGAAAATGTCTCGCGTAGGATCTTTTGTTGCATTCCAAGCAGCGCTAAGCCAACGTGAGGCGATAGTGGAGGAGAGTCCGGCAAAAGATTGAGATACTTTCCCAATAATCTGGATTGCCATGTTGTCAACAAGCAGTGTTTGTACATCCTTGCCTTCTTCCTTTTTGAATGCGCCGTTAAAGGAATAAGTGCGGTTATAGCCGGAAAGGGTACCGACTTTGGTGTTACCTGAGCGAACCGGTATGTTTTCCAGCATACCCTTCTTAAATTCATCTTGGGAAATAGTAAGATCAGAACGCGTTAAGTGCGTAGATGGAACAGATGGCGTGACAGGAGGACGTTGTGCTTGTGGGCGTTCTTGTTGCGCCTGTGATTCTGCTGTTTTTTCCGATGTCTGAGGATGGGAATTGGAAGGGGTTGCTGCCGGCGTCGGTTCTTGCTGTGTTGGTGGCGTAATTTGGTGAGGCTGTGATGTTGCTGTTTTTTCAGCCACCTGAGGATGGGAATTGGAAGGGGTTGCTGCCGGTGTCGGTTCCTGCTGTGTTGACGGCGTCGTGGTTGTTGTAGACGAATTGTTTGGCGTAGAAGGAATTGGTTGAGGATCGGAATGACTGCTTCCACCACTGCCTCCACAAGCGCTTATCATCAAAGTACTGAGTATGAGAGTAGAAAATGTGATTTTTGACATATTGTCATGCTCCTTTATTTTTTACTAAATATTGAATTAAATGTTATATAAAAATAACGGCAAAATTATAAATCAAAAAAAAAAAATGAAAGCAAGTGATAAAATTTATCTAAAATAATGCCTTTATTATTAAATAATTTAATAAAATCTAGGTTTGTTTGAAGAATTATTTGTTAATTATTGTGAATAATAGAAAATTTTTATTTTTCATGATGAATAAATGACGATCATCTAAATGAAAGTGCGGTGGTTATTGAGTCCAATTTTTTTCAATGTTAAATATTCACGGATCAATTGACATTTAGCGTCTCAGCCCTTACCTTACACAGCGATCTCAATCGATTATTTTCTTTACAAAAAAGGAGCTTTTATGCAATCTCGTATTATTGTTGGCAGCAGAGAAGAATCGTTGCTTAGCACGCACAAAGTGTTGCGTAACACCTATTTCTTGTTAGCGTTAACATTAGCCTTTTCCGCTGTGGTAGCTTATGTGTCCATGGCGATGAATTTACCAAGACCGGGGCTTATCATCATGCTTGTAGGTTTCTATGGGCTGCTTTTCTTAACTAATGCCTTAGCGAATAGCGCATTAGGAATTTTATCTGCCTTTGCCTTCACCGGTTTCTTAGGTTACACCGTAGGGCCAATTTTAAATGCCTATGTGAGCGCAGGTTTGGGGGATGCCATCGTGTTAGCCTTAGCCGGTACCGCAGCGACATTCTTTGCTTGCTCCGCTTATGTCTTAACCACGAAGAAAGACATGTCTTTCTTATCCGGTACGATTCTAGCCTTATTCGTGGTGTTATTACTTGGCATGGTAGCGAGTTTCTTCTTCCAATTCCCGGCACTTTACGTGGGAATTAGCGCGTTATTCGTGATTTTCTCCACCCTGGGAATTTTGTATGAAACCAGTAACATTATTCATGGCGGTGAAACCAACTATATTCGAGCAACCGTCAGTTTATTTGTGTCTATCTACAATCTGTTTATCAGTTTGTTAAACTTACTTTCCTTCTTCTCTTCTAGAGATTAATTATTAATTTGATAGATAAATTCAACGCCCCTTTTTTGGGGCGTTTTTATATAATCTTCCCCTATAAATACTAAGGTTATTATCATGCTTGAAGTCAATAATAAACACATTGAAACCGATGCTTCGGGTTATTTGCTCAATATTGATGATTGGAATATCGAAGTCGCGCAAGCCATTGCGAAATTAGAGAATTTGGAATTAACTGACGCCCACTGGGAAATCATTCATTTTGTGCGGGCGTTTTATCAGGAATACAAAACCTCACCGGCTATTCGTATGTTGGTAAAAGCCACAGCACAAAAACTGGGGGAAGACAAAGGCAATAGCCGTTATTTACAACGTTTGTTTCCTGACGGTCCGGCAAAACAAGCAACCAAATTAGCTGGGTTGCCAAAACCGGCAAAATGTTTATAAGTCATTTACGAATCATTTGCATTTAAAAAATAAAAGAATATAATCATCCCCGCAACTTATGTTGTTATTTTATAACTAAAACTTTTCTAAGGAGAAAAACATGCGTTTATTCGCGACATTAATCAGTGTGCTTGCATTGAGTTTAGGCAGCAGCTTAGCTTATGCAAAATTTAAAGTAGTGACCACCTTCACCATCATTCAAGACATGGCGCAAAATATCGCCGGTGATGCGGCTACCGTGGAATCAATCACCAAACCTGGTGCTGAAATTCATGATTATGAGCCGACCCCAAAAGATATTGTGAAAGCCCAATCTGCCGATTTAGTCTTATGGAACGGTCTAAATCTTGAACGTTGGTTTGAAAAATTCTTCCAAAACGTGAAAGACAAACCAGCGGCTGTTGTGACTGAGGGTATCGAGCCAATGTCTATTAATGAAGGTCCTTATACCGGCAACCCAAATCCGCACGCCTGGATGTCCCCTTCCAATGCATTGATTTATATTGAGAACATTAAAAATGCGTTGGTAAAATACGATCCACAAAATAAAGAAACATACGAAAAAAACGCCGCACTTTATGCACAAAAAATCAAAGAGTTGGATAAACCGCTTCGCGAAAAATTAGCACAAGTGCCGGAAGCTCAACGTTGGTTGGTCACCAGTGAAGGCGCTTTCAGCTATCTCACTCGTGACTATGGTTTTAAAGAAGCCTATTTATGGCCGATTAACGCAGAACAACAAGGTACGCCACAACAGGTTCGCAAAGTGATTGAAACCGTTAAAGCCAACAACATTCCGGTTGTTTTCAGTGAAAGCACTATTTCACCTAAACCGGCAAAACAAGTCGCGAAAGAAACCGGCGCAAAATACGGTGGCGTACTTTATGTGGATTCCCTTTCCAATAAAAAAGGTCCGGTACCAACCTATATTGATTTATTGAACACGACCGTTTCCACTATCGCAAAAGGATTTGAAAAATAATGTCATCGAATATTGCCTCGATCTGTGTTGAAGATGTCACGGTTCGCTATAACAACGGCCACACCGCTATCCACGATGTCACCTTTCGTTTAGAAGGTGGCACCACCTGCGCCCTTGTGGGTGTAAATGGAAGCGGCAAATCAACCTTGTTTAAAAGCCTAATGGGATTGATTCATCCACAACGAGGCAATATTACGTTGTGTCATCTACCAATTAAACAGGCATTAAAGCAAAACCTGGTGTCTTATGTGCCTCAATCGGAAGAAGTGGACTGGCAATTCCCAGTGTCTGTTTATGATGTGGTGCTCATGGGACGCTACGGCTACATGAATTTCTTGCGCCGCCCAAGTGAAACCGATAAGCAAAAAGTACAAGAAGCCATGCAACGGGTGAACATTGAGCACCTTGCCCATCGTCAAATTGGCGAGCTTTCCGGTGGGCAGAAAAAGCGCGTATTTCTCGCTCGCGCGCTTGCTCAACAAAGTAAGATTATTTTATTAGACGAACCTTTCACCGGCGTGGACGTGCAAACCGAAAATGCCATCGTTGATTTACTGGGGCAATTACGCAACGAAGGGCATCTTATTTTGGTCTCTACGCATAACCTTGGTTCCGTACCGGATTTTTGCGATCAGGTGGTGATGATTAATCGTACGGTCATCGCCGCCGGTTCAACAGAAACCACGTTCAATCAACATAACTTAGAATTGGTCTTTGGTGGCGTATTGCGCCACATTAAGTTACTGGGTTCAGATTTGCACGATGATGAAGATCCACGTGCAGTGACCGTACTTACTGATGATGAACGGGCTGCGGTGTTCTATGGTAAAACCAAAGTCGATCCACCGGCACCGATTGTAAAACACTGTAAATCAGAGGAAAAACCCTAATGTTAGATCTATTACTGGAGCCTTTTTCCTATGATTATATGGTGAAAGCCATTTTGCTCAGTTCTGCCGTTGGTGGTGTCTGTGCTTTTTTGTCTGCTTATTTAATGCTGAAAGGTTGGTCACTCATTGGTGATGCCCTTTCCCATTCGGTTGTTCCTGGTGTCGCCATCGCTTATGCGCTTTCTCTGCCTTATGCATTAGGCGCTTTCTTTTCCGGTATCTTAGCTGCCGTGTCTATTTTATGGGTCAAATCCATTACCAAACTGCGGGAAGATGCAGTTATCGGTTTCATTTTTACCACCTTTTTTGCGCTCGGCTTGTTGATCATTTCCCTTAATCCTACCTCCGTCAATGTGCAAGATATTGTGTTAGGTAACATCCTAGGTATTGCAGACGAAGATATTCTTCAAGTGGCAATCATCATCGGCATTAGTCTGATTTTATTGCTTATTTTTTGGAAAGATCTGTTATTAATTTTCTTTGATGAAGTCCATGCGACCTCGGTAGGGCTCAGCCCAATTTATTACAAAGTGCTGTTTTTTACGTTACTCAGCGCTTGTGTCGTCGCCGCATTACAAACCGTCGGTGCGATTTTAGTTATCGCCATGGTGATCACACCGGGTGCCACCGCTTATTTGCTTACTGATCGCTTTAAAACCCTTGCCATGATTGCCGTTATCCTAGGCATTCTTTCCAGCGCGATTGGCGTTTATATCAGCTATTTCTTGGATGGCGCAACAGGCGGCGTTATTGTTTGTATTCAGACCGCACTTTTCCTGCTGGCTTTTATTTTTTCGCCAAAATACGGCTTAATCCGCCAGCGTAAACCAATCACGAAAGAAGAGGTGCAACAATGAATGCTATTTATCAATGGTTCACCGAGCCTTTCGCCTATCCATTTATGCAAAACGCATTAATCACGGCGTTATTAGTCTCCATTATTTGCGCCATGCTATCTTGCTATTTAGTGTTGAAAGGCTGGTCGTTGATGGGAGATGCAATATCTCATGCTGTTCTGCCGGGCATTGTGGTGGCTTTCTGGTTGAGTTTGCCTTTAACCATCGGTGCCTTTGTCGCAGGATTGCTCTGTTCTGTCTGTGTGGGATATTTAAAAGAAAATAGCCGCATCAAAGAAGATACCGCCATGGGGATTGTCTTTTCAGGAATGTTTGCGCTTGGGATTGTCCTGTTTAGCAAAATTGAAACGGATCAACATTTAACCCATATTTTATTTGGGAACTTGCTTGGTGTGAGCAATGCGGAAATGCTACAAACGCTTGTCATAAGTGCGGTCGTTTTTTTCGTCATTTTTTTGCGCCGGAAAGATTTTCTACTTTATTGTTTTGATGCTACGCAAGCCAAAATTGTGGGATTATCGCCTCGACTTTTGCATTACAGCTTGCTGATTCTCCTTGCCTTAACGATTGTCAGCGCCATGCAAGTGGTGGGCGTGATCTTAGTTGTTGCGATGCTTATTTCCCCGGGCATTACGGCATTTATTTTAAGCAAGCGCTTTGATCATATGATTGCCATTGCCTTGGTAACCTCGATCAGTACCAGTCTCTTTGGCACAATTATCAGCTATCATATTGACGGTGCTACAGGACCTTGCATTATTTTGTTACAAGCAGCGGTATTTTTAACCGCACTTATTTATAGCAAAATCAAACTGCGTTTCAGTGCCATGTCTGACATTCAATAAACCATTAAAGTGCGGTCATAAAAAACGTTTTTTAGACGTGGGATTGATGCATCACGCATGGCAAGCCAATTATTGCGTATCCACAATTTGATTTTTAATCATCAGATAAATTCCCACGGCGAGCAAACCACAAATGAAAATCACCACTGCCGTTGAATAAAAAATATTCCCCATTCCGACTAGCGGCGATACCACACCGCCTAAGAAAAATGGGGAAAAACCAAGTAATGCGGACGCACTGCCGGCATACTGACGTTCACTTTCCATGGCTAACGAAGAAATTGCCGGGAACGTTAATCCCATCATGAGCAACATTGAGAAGAAACCGATTTCGACGAAGAACCAGTAAGGTTGAATCAGTAATAGAATAATGGTGTAAAGCGCGGCAACAAAAAAGCCAAGTACGCCAAGAGAAAGTGCGGTGCGATTTGGCAATTTTCCACCGATATTTGAACCAATCACCAGTGCTGCCCCGTTGGCACCAAAACATAAACTGAAAGCAAAAGCGCTTAATCCATAAAAACTTTGCAGAATAAAAGGTGACGCAGCGATATAAGCAAACATGGCACCAAGTAAAAAGCTTTCAATGCCCACGTAGCTCATAAATAAGCGATTTTTGACAATGATGCCAAAGGTGGAAAAAGTTGAAAGGATAGAACCTGATAAACGATTTTCCGGCATTAAACTTTCTTTTAAACGGAAGCAAAATACCAGCACCACCAGACCAATTAGCGCTAAGAAAACAA belongs to Aggregatibacter sp. 2125159857 and includes:
- the der gene encoding ribosome biogenesis GTPase Der — its product is MTTPVVALVGRPNVGKSTLFNRLTRTRDALVADFPGLTRDRKYGQAHLAGHDFIVIDTGGIDGTEEGVEEKMAEQSLLAIEEADIVLFLVDARAGLTSADIGIANYLRQRQNKTTVVVANKVDGIDADSHCAEFYQLGLGEIAQIAASQGRGITSLMEHVLAPFAEQMAETTEESAVENTDVSSEVAEFDEWDEDFDFSNEEDTALLDEELAQEQTPDKQNIKIAIVGRPNVGKSTLTNRILGEDRVVVYDMPGTTRDSIYIPMERDGQNYTLIDTAGVRKRGKVHLAVEKFSVIKTLQAIQDANVVLLVIDARENISDQDLSLLGFILNAGRSLVIVVNKWDGLDTDVKDRVKSELDRRLDFIDFARVYFISALHGSGVGNLFDSVKEAYECATQKMTTSMLTRILQIAVDEHQPPMISGRRVKLKYAHPGGYNPPIIVIHGNQVDKLPDSYKRYLSNHFRRSLKIIGSPIRLQFQEGNNPFAGRRNKLTPNQLRKRKRLMKFIKKSKR
- a CDS encoding transferrin-binding protein-like solute binding protein, giving the protein MSKITFSTLILSTLMISACGGSGGSSHSDPQPIPSTPNNSSTTTTTPSTQQEPTPAATPSNSHPQVAEKTATSQPHQITPPTQQEPTPAATPSNSHPQTSEKTAESQAQQERPQAQRPPVTPSVPSTHLTRSDLTISQDEFKKGMLENIPVRSGNTKVGTLSGYNRTYSFNGAFKKEEGKDVQTLLVDNMAIQIIGKVSQSFAGLSSTIASRWLSAAWNATKDPTRDIFYMGSETPVENIPQHGVVTYQGNASRYDNVKNQVKNIGDAKLVTNFDDKTIYGELDMAYPRRNIALHQAPIVGNSFQGKAIAEGNLPFFISRDGQYEGKFFGPHAEEVAGKATFSGETLIGQVESLNTSFSAEQTK
- a CDS encoding Bax inhibitor-1 family protein translates to MQSRIIVGSREESLLSTHKVLRNTYFLLALTLAFSAVVAYVSMAMNLPRPGLIIMLVGFYGLLFLTNALANSALGILSAFAFTGFLGYTVGPILNAYVSAGLGDAIVLALAGTAATFFACSAYVLTTKKDMSFLSGTILALFVVLLLGMVASFFFQFPALYVGISALFVIFSTLGILYETSNIIHGGETNYIRATVSLFVSIYNLFISLLNLLSFFSSRD
- a CDS encoding TusE/DsrC/DsvC family sulfur relay protein; the encoded protein is MLEVNNKHIETDASGYLLNIDDWNIEVAQAIAKLENLELTDAHWEIIHFVRAFYQEYKTSPAIRMLVKATAQKLGEDKGNSRYLQRLFPDGPAKQATKLAGLPKPAKCL
- the afeA gene encoding iron ABC transporter substrate-binding protein AfeA, with the protein product MRLFATLISVLALSLGSSLAYAKFKVVTTFTIIQDMAQNIAGDAATVESITKPGAEIHDYEPTPKDIVKAQSADLVLWNGLNLERWFEKFFQNVKDKPAAVVTEGIEPMSINEGPYTGNPNPHAWMSPSNALIYIENIKNALVKYDPQNKETYEKNAALYAQKIKELDKPLREKLAQVPEAQRWLVTSEGAFSYLTRDYGFKEAYLWPINAEQQGTPQQVRKVIETVKANNIPVVFSESTISPKPAKQVAKETGAKYGGVLYVDSLSNKKGPVPTYIDLLNTTVSTIAKGFEK
- the afeB gene encoding ironABC transporter ATP-binding protein AfeB produces the protein MSSNIASICVEDVTVRYNNGHTAIHDVTFRLEGGTTCALVGVNGSGKSTLFKSLMGLIHPQRGNITLCHLPIKQALKQNLVSYVPQSEEVDWQFPVSVYDVVLMGRYGYMNFLRRPSETDKQKVQEAMQRVNIEHLAHRQIGELSGGQKKRVFLARALAQQSKIILLDEPFTGVDVQTENAIVDLLGQLRNEGHLILVSTHNLGSVPDFCDQVVMINRTVIAAGSTETTFNQHNLELVFGGVLRHIKLLGSDLHDDEDPRAVTVLTDDERAAVFYGKTKVDPPAPIVKHCKSEEKP
- the afeC gene encoding iron ABC transporter permease subunit AfeC, which gives rise to MLDLLLEPFSYDYMVKAILLSSAVGGVCAFLSAYLMLKGWSLIGDALSHSVVPGVAIAYALSLPYALGAFFSGILAAVSILWVKSITKLREDAVIGFIFTTFFALGLLIISLNPTSVNVQDIVLGNILGIADEDILQVAIIIGISLILLLIFWKDLLLIFFDEVHATSVGLSPIYYKVLFFTLLSACVVAALQTVGAILVIAMVITPGATAYLLTDRFKTLAMIAVILGILSSAIGVYISYFLDGATGGVIVCIQTALFLLAFIFSPKYGLIRQRKPITKEEVQQ
- a CDS encoding metal ABC transporter permease, producing the protein MNAIYQWFTEPFAYPFMQNALITALLVSIICAMLSCYLVLKGWSLMGDAISHAVLPGIVVAFWLSLPLTIGAFVAGLLCSVCVGYLKENSRIKEDTAMGIVFSGMFALGIVLFSKIETDQHLTHILFGNLLGVSNAEMLQTLVISAVVFFVIFLRRKDFLLYCFDATQAKIVGLSPRLLHYSLLILLALTIVSAMQVVGVILVVAMLISPGITAFILSKRFDHMIAIALVTSISTSLFGTIISYHIDGATGPCIILLQAAVFLTALIYSKIKLRFSAMSDIQ
- a CDS encoding multidrug effflux MFS transporter, with protein sequence MRNTNSNLFLVILLGVLSAFGPFVVDLYLPSLPQLAQFFATTPSMTQLTLTTAMIGLAVGQLLLGPMSDKFGRKKPLILSLVIYIISTVCIIFSPNVETMIVLRVVQGLSSAGSVVISRAVATDLYRGREMTRFFGLLMTINGIAPIISPILGSLLLEYVSWKGVFVFLALIGLVVLVFCFRLKESLMPENRLSGSILSTFSTFGIIVKNRLFMSYVGIESFLLGAMFAYIAASPFILQSFYGLSAFAFSLCFGANGAALVIGSNIGGKLPNRTALSLGVLGFFVAALYTIILLLIQPYWFFVEIGFFSMLLMMGLTFPAISSLAMESERQYAGSASALLGFSPFFLGGVVSPLVGMGNIFYSTAVVIFICGLLAVGIYLMIKNQIVDTQ